One window from the genome of Hippopotamus amphibius kiboko isolate mHipAmp2 chromosome 13, mHipAmp2.hap2, whole genome shotgun sequence encodes:
- the HS3ST1 gene encoding heparan sulfate glucosamine 3-O-sulfotransferase 1 — MAALLLGAVVLVAQLQLVPSRPAVLGAEPGPPELVRKAVTLQDEVRDGAAPNGSARQLPQTIIIGVRKGGTRALLEMLSLHPDVAAAENEVHFFDWEEHYSQGLGWYLSQMPFSSPHQLTVEKTPAYFTSPRVPERVHIMNPSIRLLLILRDPSERVLSDYTQVFYNHVQKHKPYPSIEEFLVRDGRLNVDYKALNRSLYHVHMQNWLRFFPLRRIHIVDGDRLIRDPFPEIQKVERFLRLSPQINASNFYFNKTKGFYCLRDGGRDRCLHESKGRAHPQVDPKLLNKLHEYFHEPNKKFFELVGRTFDWH; from the coding sequence ATGGCCGCGCTGCTCCTGGGCGCGGTGGTGCTGGTGGCCCAGCTGCAGCTCGTGCCTTCCCGCCCCGCCGTGCTCGGGGCCGAGCCGGGCCCCCCGGAGCTTGTGCGGAAAGCGGTGACCCTCCAGGACGAGGTCCGGGACGGCGCGGCCCCCAACGGCTCCGCGCGGCAGCTGCCGCAGACCATCATCATCGGTGTGCGCAAGGGCGGCACCCGCGCACTGCTGGAGATGCTCAGCCTGCATCCCGACGTGGCGGCCGCGGAGAACGAGGTGCACTTCTTCGACTGGGAGGAGCATTACAGCCAAGGCCTGGGCTGGTACCTCAGCCAGATGCCCTTCTCCTCCCCGCACCAGCTCACGGTGGAAAAGACCCCCGCGTACTTCACGTCGCCCAGAGTGCCTGAGCGGGTCCACATCATGAACCCATCCATCCGGCTGCTGCTCATCCTGCGGGACCCCTCGGAGCGCGTGCTGTCCGACTACACGCAAGTGTTCTACAACCACGTGCAGAAGCACAAGCCCTACCCTTCCATCGAGGAATTCCTGGTGCGCGACGGCCGGCTCAACGTGGACTACAAGGCTCTCAACCGCAGCCTGTACCACGTGCACATGCAGAACTGGTTGCGCTTCTTCCCGCTGCGCCGCATCCACATCGTGGACGGCGACCGCCTCATCAGGGACCCCTTCCCCGAGATCCAAAAGGTCGAGAGGTTCCTGAGGCTGTCGCCGCAGATCAACGCCTCGAACTTCTACTTTAACAAAACCAAGGGCTTTTACTGCCTGCGGGACGGCGGCCGGGACCGCTGCTTACACGAGTCCAAGGGCCGGGCCCACCCCCAAGTCGACCCCAAGCTCCTCAATAAACTGCACGAATATTTTCACGAGCCAAATAAGAAATTCTTCGAGCTTGTCGGCAGAACATTTGACTGGCACTGA